One region of Spiroplasma endosymbiont of Asaphidion curtum genomic DNA includes:
- a CDS encoding FtsX-like permease family protein yields the protein MIGLVLLIVLTAVIFTLMYTTTQRINNSYENFITASNLHHFVVDLRNKDRIPGKEADETDVNIQKALVEKTAYVQWAMEKVRLANETNNNFVFAYREGRMVSRVIDNNVSLFKVIAYDIQDTIDKLVIMEGRNIENEQEVVLSPEFANENKYRVGDIICLQSKPCDDNNPDNNVLKIVGLGTSVDYMFPQLDLTTPIPNQAREGMAFVHPHQLGLFSPNNTQLIEKGIKWQYNKGVEKISLTAEVDREGYFVAQWGAGSEQNISLIQKQLQDYFLSNDSNNDFVFAVNDANYPEYDFSGRVNTLKTILVAYQIMAIALLLMVLIIAGFVIALVTKKRVQNSRTQIGVLKSLGYSSFSIAQGFLVYPLIAAIVGGIIGYLVGICLQIPIISVFNWYFTFPLGKFSFNWLSLLFSIGGTFLLLGLITIVASIWYIKGSPLKLLHPEENMGATILTRWFNYLNRGKRFTTRFRWAVFSKSITKMLTVMITMVSATLLLTFSITGPKALQDMRTATYKEINYESITEYETPVWNSMLSSYGVYNPKIKNNQQGIDGDLYSPKLMVEEEIKPNVKRYRPIWSELVKLATLNYRLFDLNFYLNSILTKLEPTAELTPFKNITCMLAVDGWKEKTKAEQAKYAITDCIIIGTTKKSPYFVRSKLSSLELTLRKIEVSLAIDILQSGDLMNPTAEFTNGNPLTLQENNVFIDEMNVVATNDADYKKRYDVVLKIYEEIKKRLNNGQSAKPSKDDEQWNRYLNKVIIKLKAIANDLGLTKTFNIQFGLTPYNPDEDELATYFKPNIEKISRGNITYENKKMLKLKAYGIERSSKMNLLLDKDNNNLLEVMYENHSLNAEIVSVVINQTIAKHLQINQGDILDINPNKQSLYSKAATADNKIVDLKKWNLKELSIGFQEVINSDIAEQIELYRSMGDVPSKMYQKITNGDVYIKTEDNQNQKMRVIGIQEGYGDPKMFLPKYDADVMMGYIEKGKSWELSEHYQKIKDVFQEVTQFVNDTMPKFKQRFPNMTYNEAVQAMFPLFNAKFSLNKNIIDITDSISVAQMYGDFTQLTLNGMVTKVTKDKISGDLVQKYIGLGQGAIAFAMPIATHQSAFDEIKGIADSILWAFMMISLLISFVIILITSNIIITENSRLIATMKVIGYSDYKINWLTLGMYLPIVFISFVIGFPAAWVIMNQLVNYLALNSTWVMPFYFNWGLIFAVLAIILTIYAITFVVGWFILKRVNPIEALKIND from the coding sequence ATGATTGGGTTAGTCCTTTTAATAGTTTTAACGGCAGTTATTTTTACTTTAATGTATACGACAACACAAAGAATTAATAATTCTTATGAGAATTTTATTACTGCATCTAATTTGCATCATTTTGTTGTTGATTTAAGAAATAAAGATCGGATTCCGGGAAAAGAAGCTGATGAAACTGATGTTAATATTCAAAAGGCATTAGTTGAGAAAACTGCTTATGTTCAATGAGCAATGGAAAAAGTAAGACTTGCTAATGAAACAAATAATAATTTTGTGTTTGCATATCGTGAAGGACGAATGGTTTCTCGTGTTATTGATAATAATGTAAGTTTGTTTAAAGTTATTGCTTATGATATTCAAGATACAATTGATAAATTAGTTATTATGGAAGGTCGCAATATTGAAAATGAGCAGGAAGTGGTGTTATCACCTGAGTTTGCTAATGAAAATAAATATCGTGTTGGTGATATTATTTGTTTACAGTCAAAACCGTGTGATGATAATAATCCTGATAATAATGTTTTAAAAATTGTTGGATTAGGAACTTCTGTTGATTATATGTTTCCTCAACTTGATTTAACAACGCCAATTCCTAATCAAGCGCGTGAGGGTATGGCATTTGTTCATCCGCATCAATTAGGACTTTTTAGTCCTAATAATACGCAATTAATTGAAAAAGGTATTAAGTGACAATATAATAAAGGTGTTGAAAAAATTTCGTTAACTGCTGAAGTTGATCGTGAAGGATATTTTGTTGCTCAGTGAGGTGCTGGTAGTGAACAAAATATTTCCTTAATTCAAAAACAATTACAAGATTATTTTCTTAGTAATGATAGTAATAATGATTTTGTATTTGCGGTTAATGATGCCAATTATCCTGAATATGATTTTAGTGGTCGTGTTAATACGCTAAAAACAATTTTGGTTGCTTATCAAATTATGGCAATTGCTTTGTTATTAATGGTGCTTATCATTGCAGGATTTGTGATTGCATTAGTAACAAAAAAACGAGTTCAAAATTCTCGTACGCAAATTGGAGTTTTAAAAAGTTTAGGTTATTCTTCATTTAGTATTGCCCAAGGGTTTTTAGTATATCCATTAATTGCTGCTATTGTTGGGGGAATTATTGGATATTTAGTTGGTATTTGTTTACAAATTCCTATTATAAGTGTATTTAATTGATATTTTACGTTTCCATTAGGGAAATTTAGTTTTAATTGGTTATCATTATTGTTTTCAATTGGCGGAACTTTTCTTTTATTAGGTTTAATAACAATTGTGGCCTCAATTTGATATATTAAAGGTAGTCCTTTGAAATTATTGCATCCCGAAGAAAATATGGGGGCAACGATTTTAACAAGATGATTTAATTATTTAAATCGTGGCAAACGATTTACAACGCGGTTTCGTTGAGCAGTTTTTTCAAAATCAATTACGAAGATGTTAACAGTAATGATTACAATGGTTTCAGCAACATTATTATTAACATTTTCAATTACAGGACCAAAAGCTTTACAAGATATGCGAACTGCAACTTATAAGGAAATTAACTATGAATCAATTACTGAATATGAAACTCCGGTTTGAAATTCAATGCTTTCATCGTATGGTGTTTATAATCCAAAAATTAAAAATAATCAACAAGGGATTGATGGTGATCTTTATTCACCAAAATTAATGGTTGAAGAGGAAATCAAGCCGAATGTAAAACGATATCGTCCGATATGGTCAGAATTAGTAAAGCTCGCAACTTTAAATTATCGTCTTTTTGATTTAAATTTTTACCTTAATTCAATTTTAACGAAGTTAGAACCAACAGCTGAATTAACGCCATTTAAAAATATTACTTGCATGCTGGCGGTTGATGGTTGGAAAGAAAAAACAAAAGCCGAGCAGGCAAAATATGCAATTACTGATTGTATCATTATTGGTACCACAAAAAAGTCGCCTTATTTTGTTCGTAGTAAGTTATCATCATTAGAATTAACTTTAAGAAAAATTGAAGTTAGTTTAGCAATTGATATTTTGCAGTCAGGAGATTTAATGAATCCTACTGCAGAATTTACTAATGGTAATCCGTTAACTTTACAAGAAAATAATGTCTTTATTGATGAAATGAATGTTGTTGCTACTAATGATGCTGATTATAAAAAACGCTATGATGTGGTGTTAAAAATTTATGAAGAAATTAAAAAGCGACTTAATAATGGTCAAAGTGCTAAGCCAAGTAAAGATGATGAACAATGAAATCGGTATTTAAATAAGGTGATAATAAAACTGAAAGCAATTGCTAATGATTTAGGACTTACTAAAACATTTAATATTCAATTTGGATTGACGCCCTATAATCCTGATGAAGATGAGTTAGCAACTTATTTTAAACCTAATATTGAAAAAATTTCTCGTGGTAATATTACTTATGAAAATAAAAAAATGTTAAAGCTTAAAGCTTATGGTATTGAACGAAGTAGTAAAATGAATCTTTTGTTAGATAAAGATAATAATAATCTTTTAGAAGTAATGTATGAAAATCATTCACTTAATGCGGAAATTGTTTCTGTAGTTATTAATCAAACTATTGCTAAACATTTGCAAATTAATCAAGGTGACATTTTAGATATTAATCCTAATAAGCAATCATTATATTCTAAAGCTGCCACAGCTGATAATAAGATTGTTGACCTTAAAAAATGGAATCTAAAAGAATTAAGTATTGGTTTCCAAGAAGTGATAAATAGTGATATTGCAGAACAAATAGAATTGTATCGTTCAATGGGGGATGTCCCTTCAAAAATGTATCAGAAAATTACTAATGGTGATGTTTATATTAAAACTGAAGATAATCAAAATCAAAAAATGCGCGTTATTGGTATCCAAGAGGGTTATGGTGACCCTAAAATGTTTTTACCTAAATATGATGCTGATGTGATGATGGGTTATATTGAAAAAGGTAAAAGTTGAGAGCTTTCAGAACATTATCAGAAAATTAAAGATGTATTTCAAGAAGTTACTCAGTTTGTTAATGATACAATGCCAAAATTTAAGCAAAGATTTCCTAATATGACTTATAATGAGGCTGTGCAGGCGATGTTTCCTTTGTTTAATGCTAAATTTTCATTAAATAAAAATATTATTGATATTACTGATAGTATTAGTGTGGCACAAATGTATGGTGATTTTACGCAGTTAACATTAAATGGTATGGTAACTAAGGTAACTAAGGATAAGATTTCTGGTGATTTAGTTCAAAAGTATATTGGATTAGGACAAGGAGCAATTGCTTTTGCAATGCCGATTGCAACACATCAATCGGCATTTGATGAAATTAAAGGTATTGCTGATTCAATATTATGGGCTTTTATGATGATTTCTTTATTAATATCATTTGTGATAATTTTAATTACTTCTAATATAATTATTACCGAAAATAGTCGGTTAATTGCAACAATGAAAGTTATTGGTTATAGTGATTATAAAATTAATTGACTAACATTAGGAATGTATTTACCTATTGTGTTTATTTCTTTTGTTATTGGTTTTCCTGCGGCGTGGGTAATTATGAATCAGTTGGTTAATTATTTAGCGTTAAATTCAACTTGAGTTATGCCATTTTACTTTAATTGAGGACTAATCTTTGCAGTTTTAGCGATTATTTTAACAATTTATGCGATTACATTTGTTGTTGGTTGATTTATTTTAAAACGCGTCAATCCAATTGAAGCTTTAAAAATAAATGATTAA
- a CDS encoding IS30 family transposase: MGYKHLGIYERIYIENQLKFKVKISEIAKNLNRSISTIIREVNRNKDSNHYFSLIAQNKAENRKQSHVYFHKFKNRELVKYVQQKLLLGWSPEQIYGRIKNFHKEWIISFKTIYNWIYSGLLEKVTNKNLRRKGKKRKSQENRGKFNGKSIKERNINVNNRITVGHWEGDTVVSSRGKSKSCLITLVERTSRFTLAMLVENRTTKVVNENISHYLSILPNNLVKTITFDRGKEFSNWQQLEKNLNVKIYFANAYSPWQRGTNENTNGLIREKFPKKFNFSNTTKNAVHKFILSLNQRPRKILNYLSPIEYLVRKII; this comes from the coding sequence ATGGGTTACAAACATCTTGGCATATATGAAAGAATTTATATTGAGAATCAATTGAAGTTTAAAGTAAAAATTAGTGAAATAGCTAAAAATCTTAATCGAAGTATTAGTACTATTATTCGAGAAGTCAATAGAAATAAAGATAGTAATCATTATTTTTCATTAATTGCACAAAATAAAGCAGAAAACAGAAAACAATCACATGTTTATTTTCATAAGTTTAAAAATAGAGAATTAGTAAAATATGTACAACAAAAATTACTATTAGGTTGATCGCCTGAACAAATTTATGGCAGAATTAAAAATTTTCATAAAGAATGAATTATTAGTTTTAAAACAATTTACAATTGAATTTATTCTGGATTACTTGAAAAAGTTACTAATAAAAATTTAAGAAGAAAAGGTAAGAAACGAAAATCTCAAGAAAATCGCGGTAAATTTAATGGTAAATCAATTAAAGAACGAAATATTAATGTTAATAATCGTATAACTGTTGGTCATTGAGAAGGTGATACTGTAGTATCATCACGAGGTAAAAGTAAATCATGTTTAATAACTTTAGTTGAAAGAACATCAAGATTTACTTTAGCAATGTTAGTTGAAAATAGAACTACTAAAGTTGTTAACGAAAACATTAGCCATTATTTATCAATTCTTCCAAATAATCTTGTTAAGACTATAACATTTGATAGGGGTAAAGAATTTTCTAATTGACAACAACTTGAAAAAAATTTAAATGTGAAAATTTATTTTGCTAATGCGTATTCGCCTTGACAAAGAGGTACTAATGAAAATACTAATGGTTTAATTAGAGAAAAATTTCCTAAAAAATTTAATTTTTCAAATACTACTAAAAATGCAGTTCATAAATTTATATTGTCTTTAAACCAAAGACCAAGAAAAATACTAAATTATCTTTCACCAATCGAATATTTGGTTAGAAAAATAATTTAG
- a CDS encoding ABC transporter ATP-binding protein, which translates to MAKKRSSKKSENDKSIISLENNKALLTTIKENLKLQKKMTKACSKRILKGEIISTLGYKPDLKKFIIELHNVEKSYVMGEIEYKVLKGIDLKISRGEFVVILGPSGSGKTTLLNIISGLDKASTGDVFVDGHNLTLLKNRHLTDFRCNYVGFVFQNYNLLDTLSAKENAEVGENLAKNKKRVMTLEEIFVSIGMSAEMDKKPSQLSGGQQQRVSIARAIAKNPSILFCDEPTGALDEEMGRKVLEILLDINKKEKTTIVTVTHNPNIAQLADIVIHVRNGIIDELKVNKDPKKPKDIKWA; encoded by the coding sequence ATGGCAAAAAAGCGATCTTCAAAAAAATCTGAAAATGATAAGAGTATTATTTCATTAGAAAATAATAAAGCACTTTTAACGACGATTAAAGAAAATTTAAAGTTACAAAAGAAGATGACTAAGGCTTGCTCCAAAAGAATTTTAAAAGGTGAAATTATTTCTACCTTAGGTTATAAACCGGATTTAAAGAAATTTATTATTGAATTGCATAATGTAGAAAAATCTTATGTAATGGGAGAAATTGAATATAAAGTTTTAAAAGGGATTGATTTAAAAATTAGTCGTGGTGAATTTGTTGTTATTTTAGGACCTAGTGGTAGTGGAAAAACAACATTATTAAATATTATTTCTGGTTTAGATAAAGCTTCAACTGGTGATGTTTTTGTTGATGGTCATAACTTAACATTATTAAAAAATCGTCATTTAACTGATTTTCGTTGTAATTATGTTGGGTTTGTTTTTCAAAATTATAATTTATTAGATACTTTAAGTGCTAAAGAAAATGCTGAAGTTGGTGAAAACTTAGCTAAGAATAAAAAGCGTGTCATGACATTGGAAGAAATTTTTGTATCAATTGGCATGTCAGCAGAAATGGATAAAAAACCTTCACAATTATCTGGAGGGCAACAGCAAAGAGTTTCAATTGCAAGAGCAATTGCTAAAAATCCTTCAATTTTGTTTTGTGATGAACCAACAGGGGCTTTGGATGAAGAAATGGGACGAAAAGTTTTAGAAATTTTGTTAGATATTAATAAAAAAGAAAAAACAACGATTGTTACTGTTACTCATAATCCTAATATTGCTCAGTTAGCAGATATTGTTATTCATGTGAGAAATGGTATTATTGATGAATTAAAAGTTAATAAAGACCCTAAAAAACCTAAAGATATAAAATGAGCTTAA
- the ftsH gene encoding ATP-dependent zinc metalloprotease FtsH yields MQNRKRNLGFIFITLLFALLLGILIWYFLKGGYEYRDFNDLKIWLKEGKIEDQNITDVSWKMGQSSGNYTLFGTFKLGNGQRYQFQMVLVDSMWKTVNVLFNDDGVNPIFKDKLPTVYNPNESSLWTELLRILPFLLLIGATIFLTLRMMRSPGGGGGMNPFSMGKNKARQTESKVRFTDVAGINEEKQELVEIVDYLKNPTRYAQMGARTPKGVLLEGPPGTGKTLLAKAVAGEANVPFFSISGSEFEEMFVGVGASRVRELFNNAKKSSPCIIFIDEIDAVGRKRSLSMGSGAGEQTLNQLLVEMDGFETNAGVIIIAATNRVDVLDPALLRPGRFDRTIQLSLPDIREREAILRLHARNKNLSPKIAFNRIADRTPGFSGAQLENVLNEATLLAVRKRKTVIDLADIDEAIDRVVGGPAKTSRTITENDKQVVSYHEAGHALIGLKLRHASKVQKVTIIPRGNAGGYTIMTPKEESFLHSRDNLLATITGYLGGRASEELIFGVEKITTGAHDDLEKATNIARRMVVEFGMSDLGLRQFESAKDEYMGVNSANKFSDDIAQKIDVEINKFLDECYLEAKKVIKKHRNILDLIAESLRVLETITAEQIEYIDENEKLPPDVLAAKKTQEEFREKELRGDVIEAKPKGRNSDILSSDIKSDDKKDKEDK; encoded by the coding sequence GTGCAAAATCGTAAAAGAAATTTAGGTTTTATTTTTATTACTTTACTGTTCGCATTATTATTAGGGATTCTAATATGATACTTTTTAAAAGGTGGTTATGAGTATCGCGATTTTAATGACCTTAAAATTTGACTTAAAGAAGGTAAAATTGAGGACCAAAATATTACTGATGTTAGTTGAAAAATGGGACAATCATCAGGAAATTATACATTATTTGGAACTTTTAAGTTAGGCAATGGACAACGCTATCAATTTCAAATGGTTTTAGTTGATTCAATGTGAAAAACAGTTAATGTCTTGTTTAATGATGATGGAGTAAACCCTATTTTTAAAGATAAATTACCAACGGTGTATAATCCTAATGAATCAAGTCTTTGAACTGAATTATTGCGAATATTACCTTTCTTATTATTAATTGGAGCAACAATATTTCTTACTTTAAGAATGATGCGTTCTCCTGGTGGCGGCGGTGGAATGAATCCGTTTTCAATGGGGAAAAATAAAGCGCGACAAACAGAATCAAAAGTTAGATTTACTGATGTGGCGGGAATAAATGAAGAAAAGCAAGAATTAGTGGAAATTGTTGATTATTTAAAAAATCCGACAAGGTATGCACAAATGGGGGCAAGGACACCCAAAGGGGTCTTGTTAGAAGGTCCTCCGGGGACAGGGAAAACTTTGTTAGCAAAAGCAGTAGCTGGTGAAGCTAATGTTCCTTTCTTTTCAATTTCTGGTTCGGAATTTGAAGAGATGTTTGTTGGTGTTGGTGCATCGCGGGTTAGAGAATTATTTAATAATGCGAAAAAAAGTTCGCCGTGTATTATTTTTATTGATGAAATTGATGCTGTGGGAAGAAAACGCTCATTGTCAATGGGGTCAGGAGCTGGTGAACAAACTTTGAACCAATTATTAGTGGAAATGGATGGTTTTGAGACGAATGCTGGTGTTATTATCATTGCGGCAACTAATCGTGTTGATGTTTTAGATCCAGCCCTTTTAAGACCAGGAAGGTTTGATCGTACGATTCAATTATCATTGCCAGATATTCGTGAACGAGAAGCAATTTTGCGATTACATGCTCGTAATAAGAATTTATCACCTAAAATTGCTTTTAATCGGATTGCTGACCGAACCCCAGGATTTAGTGGTGCCCAATTGGAAAATGTGCTTAATGAAGCGACATTATTAGCGGTGCGAAAGCGAAAAACTGTTATTGATTTAGCCGATATTGATGAAGCTATTGACCGTGTTGTTGGTGGACCTGCTAAAACTTCAAGAACAATTACGGAAAATGATAAGCAAGTAGTTTCTTATCATGAAGCGGGGCATGCTTTAATTGGTTTAAAATTAAGACATGCATCTAAAGTTCAAAAAGTAACAATTATTCCTCGTGGAAATGCCGGTGGTTATACGATTATGACGCCAAAAGAAGAGAGTTTTTTACATTCCCGTGATAATCTTTTGGCAACTATTACTGGTTATTTAGGTGGAAGAGCATCAGAGGAATTAATTTTTGGTGTTGAAAAAATAACTACAGGAGCACATGATGATTTAGAAAAGGCAACTAATATTGCACGCCGAATGGTTGTTGAGTTTGGAATGTCTGATTTGGGATTGCGACAATTTGAAAGTGCTAAAGATGAGTATATGGGTGTTAATAGTGCTAATAAATTTTCAGATGATATTGCTCAAAAAATTGATGTTGAAATTAATAAATTTTTGGATGAATGTTATCTTGAAGCTAAAAAAGTAATTAAGAAACATCGTAATATTTTAGATTTAATTGCCGAATCGTTAAGAGTTTTAGAAACAATTACTGCCGAACAAATTGAATATATTGATGAAAATGAAAAGTTACCACCAGATGTGTTGGCTGCTAAAAAAACTCAAGAAGAATTTCGTGAAAAAGAACTTCGTGGTGATGTTATTGAAGCAAAACCTAAGGGGAGAAATTCTGATATTTTATCATCGGATATTAAATCTGATGATAAAAAAGATAAAGAAGATAAATAA
- a CDS encoding FtsX-like permease family protein yields the protein MILYKKVNFKIIGIADFYQNSYVYAPLDAMCFVFGLDENSYNAKYSQQDNLEVQDWITLRTDGNSNLQGLKPLLNSLLDMSAIKQIALKYNIIIAIMIAIIIFFATTISVVILVMITNIVITENKKMIIVFQTLGYKIHEVSNIIMNAYIPTIIIAFLVGVPISIIILKELFIFVAKLTEFSLPVNWKWWNIIVGIAIELVVYLVSYFIGVFKLHQQSIVQKIKEFQE from the coding sequence ATGATACTTTACAAAAAAGTAAATTTTAAAATTATTGGGATTGCTGATTTTTATCAAAATTCTTATGTGTATGCACCACTTGATGCGATGTGTTTTGTTTTTGGGTTGGATGAGAATTCTTATAATGCTAAATATTCACAACAAGATAATTTAGAAGTTCAAGATTGAATAACTTTAAGAACTGATGGTAATAGTAATTTGCAAGGTTTAAAACCGTTATTAAATTCATTATTGGATATGAGTGCTATTAAGCAAATTGCTTTGAAGTATAATATTATAATTGCAATCATGATTGCAATTATAATATTTTTTGCAACCACAATATCAGTTGTTATTTTAGTAATGATTACTAATATTGTTATTACTGAAAATAAAAAGATGATTATTGTTTTTCAAACTTTAGGTTATAAAATTCATGAAGTGTCAAATATTATTATGAATGCCTATATTCCAACTATCATTATTGCATTTTTAGTTGGGGTGCCGATAAGTATTATTATTTTAAAAGAGTTATTTATTTTTGTTGCTAAATTAACTGAATTTAGTTTACCGGTTAATTGAAAGTGATGAAATATTATAGTAGGGATTGCTATTGAATTAGTAGTATACTTAGTATCATATTTTATTGGTGTTTTTAAGCTTCATCAACAAAGTATTGTGCAAAAAATTAAGGAATTTCAAGAATAA
- the tilS gene encoding tRNA lysidine(34) synthetase TilS: MKKFYESLDIQEKYLLGISGGTDSMFLLDNLYQAGFKIFVVHINYQKRTNSWQDEMIVVNYCLKNNIKYTVLRVKPEQYGKENFQNQARKIRYDFFMKIAKKQKIFNLVIAHQFNDLLETYLLQKQRKSLVSYYGLPFKRKIKNLTVFRPMLEVKKQMILNYLEKKQLDFQVDDSNELDIYARNVIRKKIAYFSNLEINNLLQEINEKNILLKEEQQKIIKLLVLMTIDDKINYKLFLLLEEKWQQKLIYQYLLTIDDELVTKNYLKRILNGVLKSNKPNIHIKLNDQWIFIKEYEFIYLSKPIIKDNYCYTITNLKNFKSRYLILKLKNNGNIKGMGFFVANDEFPIYIKCNEFNEKIKTKNGTKKINRLFINNKISFQQRINWPVIYNCHQQLIAIPMLAVDANHLENKSNWFMLK, encoded by the coding sequence ATGAAGAAATTTTATGAAAGTCTTGATATTCAAGAAAAATATTTATTAGGGATTTCTGGCGGGACTGATAGTATGTTTTTGTTAGATAATTTGTATCAAGCAGGATTTAAAATTTTTGTTGTTCATATTAATTATCAAAAAAGAACTAATAGTTGGCAAGATGAAATGATTGTTGTTAATTATTGTTTAAAAAATAATATTAAATATACTGTTTTACGAGTAAAACCTGAACAATATGGGAAAGAAAACTTTCAAAATCAAGCTCGGAAAATTCGTTATGATTTTTTTATGAAAATAGCAAAAAAACAAAAGATTTTTAATCTTGTTATTGCTCATCAATTTAATGACTTATTAGAAACTTATTTATTGCAAAAACAAAGAAAAAGTTTAGTTTCATATTATGGTTTACCTTTTAAGCGAAAAATTAAAAATTTAACAGTTTTTCGACCAATGTTGGAAGTAAAAAAACAAATGATTCTTAATTATTTAGAAAAAAAACAATTAGATTTTCAAGTTGATGATAGTAATGAATTGGATATTTATGCTCGTAATGTTATTCGAAAAAAAATTGCTTATTTTTCAAATCTTGAAATTAATAATTTATTACAAGAAATTAATGAGAAAAATATCCTTTTAAAGGAAGAACAACAAAAAATAATAAAATTATTGGTGTTGATGACAATTGATGATAAAATCAATTACAAGTTGTTTTTATTATTAGAAGAAAAATGACAACAAAAATTAATTTATCAATATTTATTAACAATTGATGATGAATTAGTAACTAAAAATTATTTAAAAAGAATTTTAAATGGTGTACTTAAAAGTAATAAGCCAAATATTCATATTAAATTAAATGATCAATGAATTTTTATTAAAGAATATGAATTTATATATCTAAGTAAACCAATTATTAAGGATAATTATTGCTATACAATTACTAACTTAAAAAATTTTAAAAGTCGTTATTTAATATTAAAATTAAAAAATAATGGTAATATTAAAGGAATGGGATTTTTTGTTGCTAATGATGAGTTTCCAATTTATATTAAGTGTAACGAGTTTAATGAGAAAATTAAAACTAAGAATGGTACAAAAAAAATTAATCGTTTATTTATTAACAATAAAATTAGTTTTCAGCAAAGAATTAATTGACCGGTAATATATAATTGTCATCAACAATTAATTGCGATTCCAATGTTGGCTGTTGATGCTAATCATTTGGAAAACAAAAGTAATTGATTTATGTTAAAATAA
- a CDS encoding IS30 family transposase, translating to MLEKVTNKNLRRKGKKRKSQENRGKFNGKSIKERNINVNNRITVGHWEGDTVVSSRGKSKSCLITLVERTSRFTLAMLVENRTTKVVNENISHYLSILPNNLVKTITFDRGKEFSNWQQLEKNLNVKIYFANAYSPWQRGTNENTNGLIREKFPKKFNFSNTTKNAVHKFILSLNQRPRKILNYLSPIEYLVRKII from the coding sequence TTACTTGAAAAAGTTACTAATAAAAATTTAAGAAGAAAAGGTAAGAAACGAAAATCTCAAGAAAATCGCGGTAAATTTAATGGTAAATCAATTAAAGAACGAAATATTAATGTTAATAATCGTATAACTGTTGGTCATTGAGAAGGTGATACTGTAGTATCATCACGAGGTAAAAGTAAATCATGTTTAATAACTTTAGTTGAAAGAACATCAAGATTTACTTTAGCAATGTTAGTTGAAAATAGAACTACTAAAGTTGTTAACGAAAACATTAGCCATTATTTATCAATTCTTCCAAATAATCTTGTTAAGACTATAACATTTGATAGGGGTAAAGAATTTTCTAATTGACAACAACTTGAAAAAAATTTAAATGTGAAAATTTATTTTGCTAATGCGTATTCGCCTTGACAAAGAGGTACTAATGAAAATACTAATGGTTTAATTAGAGAAAAATTTCCTAAAAAATTTAATTTTTCAAATACTACTAAAAATGCAGTTCATAAATTTATATTGTCTTTAAACCAAAGACCAAGAAAAATACTAAATTATCTTTCACCAATCGAATATTTGGTTAGAAAAATAATTTAG